One window from the genome of Alkalihalobacillus sp. LMS6 encodes:
- the pepF gene encoding oligoendopeptidase F translates to MELTKRQDIPTKETWNLRDLFSSTEEWDEARQEVEQAAAKLSLFTEKIGERAENLLHALEAREAVLEKLVPVMTYASLSLSSDGTDAIAQGNSSLAQGTQAIVQAEVAKVDAEILTLPPAIMEQFQTEKEELQSFRVYLDKLTDTRPYALSSETEEVLAALSPILTSPYSTYLTSKSADMAFPTFTGANGEEFPLSFARFEDQYELSPHTEERRNAFIAFDDTLKKYEHTYAKLYASEVTKQVTLARLRGYESAEQMLLHSQNVTQAMYHNQLDTIYQELAPHMQRYAKLKKDVLGLDTFGFSDLKAPLDPEFEPVTSYEEAYDTIIEALEPFGEEYGKMLKRAKEERWVDRADNVGKATGAFCASPYGSHPYILLTWKDTMRGAFILAHELGHAGHFYHANAAQPLHATRPSTYCIEAPSTMNELFLGNHLLTKTDDPRMKRWITLQFIGTYYHNFVTHLLEGEFQRRVYALAEKGIPLTAIKLRETKQAVLTGFWGDSVEINERAGRTWMRQPHYYMGLYPYTYSAGLTAATKAYTLYQEQGQPVIDKWLDMLQAGGTLAPLDLFKQSGVDMESKKTIQDAVAYVGTLINDLVNSYK, encoded by the coding sequence ATGGAATTAACAAAACGCCAAGATATCCCCACTAAAGAAACGTGGAATTTACGCGATCTTTTTTCTTCAACGGAAGAATGGGACGAAGCACGCCAAGAGGTAGAACAAGCAGCAGCTAAATTATCTTTATTTACTGAAAAAATCGGGGAACGTGCAGAAAACCTCCTTCATGCTTTAGAAGCTCGAGAAGCCGTTTTAGAGAAACTTGTGCCTGTGATGACGTATGCTTCTCTTTCTCTCTCAAGTGACGGTACAGATGCAATCGCTCAAGGAAATTCTAGTTTAGCACAAGGTACACAAGCTATCGTTCAAGCAGAAGTGGCCAAAGTTGATGCCGAAATTTTAACATTGCCACCTGCTATTATGGAACAATTTCAAACAGAAAAAGAAGAACTACAATCGTTTCGTGTATATTTAGATAAATTGACTGACACTCGCCCTTACGCACTATCTAGTGAAACAGAAGAAGTGCTTGCTGCCTTATCTCCTATTCTCACAAGCCCTTATTCAACGTATTTAACAAGCAAATCAGCGGATATGGCGTTTCCTACTTTCACTGGCGCAAACGGCGAAGAATTCCCTCTTTCTTTTGCCCGCTTTGAAGACCAATATGAATTGTCCCCGCATACAGAAGAACGAAGAAACGCATTTATAGCCTTTGATGACACGTTAAAAAAGTACGAGCATACATATGCAAAGCTCTATGCGAGTGAAGTTACAAAACAAGTGACGCTCGCACGGTTACGCGGTTACGAGTCAGCAGAACAGATGTTACTTCATTCGCAAAACGTCACGCAAGCGATGTACCACAATCAACTCGACACGATCTATCAAGAATTAGCTCCGCACATGCAACGATATGCAAAACTAAAAAAAGACGTTTTAGGGTTAGACACATTTGGCTTCTCAGACTTAAAAGCCCCTTTAGATCCTGAGTTTGAGCCAGTTACATCATATGAAGAAGCGTACGACACCATTATTGAAGCCCTCGAACCATTCGGTGAAGAATACGGTAAAATGTTAAAACGAGCAAAAGAAGAGCGCTGGGTGGATCGCGCTGACAACGTTGGGAAGGCAACTGGTGCGTTTTGCGCAAGTCCATACGGCTCGCATCCTTATATTTTGCTAACGTGGAAAGATACGATGCGAGGAGCATTTATTCTAGCCCATGAGCTCGGTCACGCTGGACATTTTTATCATGCCAATGCAGCTCAACCTCTTCACGCAACACGGCCATCTACTTATTGTATTGAAGCACCATCTACGATGAATGAATTATTTCTCGGCAATCATTTACTGACGAAAACTGATGATCCGCGAATGAAACGCTGGATTACACTGCAATTTATCGGGACATACTATCATAATTTTGTTACACATTTACTAGAAGGTGAATTTCAACGGCGTGTGTATGCTCTTGCGGAAAAAGGAATCCCGCTTACAGCCATTAAATTACGCGAAACGAAACAAGCTGTTTTAACTGGTTTTTGGGGGGACTCTGTTGAAATTAACGAACGAGCAGGACGTACGTGGATGCGTCAACCGCATTATTATATGGGGTTATATCCGTATACCTATTCAGCAGGTTTAACAGCCGCGACAAAGGCTTATACCCTTTATCAAGAGCAAGGGCAACCAGTAATTGATAAGTGGCTGGACATGCTTCAAGCTG
- a CDS encoding DEAD/DEAH box helicase codes for MFKQTLQQKLLELKQDQNVTYWREIEPKEAKTASFPNWLDIRICHGLRKRGISELYTHQREALTYGHERKHFVTVTPTASGKSLCYHLPVLKTFIENPSSRTLYLFPTKALAQDQMAELNEMIADIGIDLKCHTYDGDTPPQIRTSVREAGNVVITNPDMLHSAILPHHTKWVAFFEQLDYIVIDELHTYRGVFGSHVANVVERLKRICAYYGSSPTFICTSATIANPKELAETLIREPFQVITESGAPSGKKHFIFYNPPIVNEPLQIRQSAMRSAQELAEGFLREGIQTILFARSRVRVEIMLNKLQQLIKHQFGKATIAGYRGGYLPNQRREIEKGLRSGEVIGVVSTNALELGVDIGQLEVCILTGYPGSIASAWQQAGRAGRRQNEAVVIMVAASTPIDQYIMNHPAYFFERSPETARVNPLNLIIYLDHLKCAAYELPFRSGETFVGEVVDEYLDYLTEKQVLLQKKDRWYWMTDAFPAHGISLRSASQENVVIIDQSDVTAHKVIGEMDRFSAMTLLHDEAIYLHQGIQFQVEYLDWDEKKAFVREVKVDYFTDANLAVSLTILEEDNKKTLELATLSYGDVMVTGKVTIFKKIRLATMENIGSGPVHLPEEEMHTNSMWLTFHSLNKDINL; via the coding sequence ATGTTTAAACAAACATTACAACAAAAATTACTAGAATTAAAACAAGATCAAAATGTTACCTATTGGCGCGAGATTGAGCCGAAAGAGGCCAAAACTGCATCATTTCCGAACTGGCTTGATATTCGGATTTGTCACGGTCTACGAAAACGCGGCATTAGTGAACTATATACACATCAACGAGAAGCCCTTACCTATGGTCATGAGCGTAAGCATTTTGTTACCGTTACACCGACAGCATCTGGAAAGTCGTTATGCTATCACTTACCTGTCTTAAAAACGTTTATAGAAAACCCTTCAAGTCGAACGTTATATTTGTTTCCGACAAAAGCCCTCGCGCAAGATCAAATGGCGGAATTAAATGAAATGATTGCGGATATTGGCATCGATTTAAAATGCCATACGTATGATGGCGATACGCCACCACAAATTCGGACTAGCGTTCGCGAAGCAGGTAATGTTGTTATTACAAATCCTGACATGCTTCACTCGGCGATTTTACCTCACCATACGAAGTGGGTGGCATTTTTTGAGCAATTAGACTATATCGTCATTGATGAACTTCACACATACCGTGGTGTGTTTGGTAGCCATGTCGCGAATGTCGTTGAGCGATTAAAACGAATTTGCGCTTACTACGGTTCAAGCCCAACTTTTATTTGCACGTCTGCTACAATTGCTAACCCAAAAGAATTAGCGGAAACATTAATTCGCGAGCCGTTTCAAGTAATAACAGAAAGCGGAGCGCCGAGTGGCAAAAAGCATTTTATTTTTTATAATCCACCTATTGTGAATGAACCGTTACAAATTAGACAAAGTGCGATGCGATCAGCGCAAGAATTAGCAGAAGGGTTTTTACGAGAAGGTATTCAAACCATTTTATTTGCAAGAAGTCGTGTCCGTGTTGAGATTATGTTGAATAAACTCCAACAATTAATTAAACATCAATTTGGAAAAGCAACGATTGCTGGCTATCGGGGAGGGTATTTACCAAACCAACGTCGAGAAATTGAAAAAGGCTTACGTTCAGGTGAAGTCATTGGGGTTGTGTCAACGAATGCCCTTGAATTAGGTGTAGATATCGGACAATTAGAAGTGTGTATTCTAACTGGGTATCCAGGATCCATTGCGAGTGCATGGCAGCAAGCGGGACGAGCGGGTCGTAGACAAAATGAAGCGGTTGTAATTATGGTAGCTGCGTCTACGCCTATTGATCAATATATTATGAATCACCCTGCATATTTCTTTGAACGCAGTCCTGAAACAGCACGAGTGAATCCGCTAAATTTAATTATTTATTTGGATCACCTTAAATGCGCTGCCTATGAACTTCCTTTTCGAAGCGGGGAAACGTTCGTTGGAGAAGTTGTTGACGAATATTTGGACTATCTAACAGAAAAGCAAGTTCTTTTACAAAAAAAGGACCGCTGGTATTGGATGACCGATGCTTTTCCAGCTCACGGCATTAGTTTACGGTCAGCGTCGCAAGAAAATGTGGTCATTATTGATCAGAGCGATGTAACAGCTCACAAAGTCATTGGGGAAATGGATCGATTTAGCGCCATGACACTGCTTCACGACGAGGCGATTTACCTCCACCAAGGGATCCAATTTCAAGTCGAATATTTGGATTGGGATGAGAAAAAAGCGTTTGTCCGCGAAGTGAAAGTTGATTATTTCACAGATGCTAATTTAGCCGTTTCCTTAACGATTCTTGAAGAAGACAATAAAAAAACTTTGGAACTGGCCACATTGTCCTACGGCGATGTTATGGTGACAGGAAAAGTAACGATCTTTAAAAAAATTCGTCTTGCCACGATGGAAAACATCGGCTCAGGACCGGTTCATTTACCAGAAGAAGAAATGCATACGAACAGTATGTGGCTTACATTTCACTCTTTAAATAAGGATATTAATTTATAA
- a CDS encoding aspartate phosphatase yields the protein MCTKKIPSAKVGAKIVEWYSCILSSSYEEAILLKDEAKQMLKSMEEDDKILAYYSLVEYRHDNILDKSSKNEPLEDKFKFVESEMDRYLKYLYYFISGQDEFNNQRYRTAIKMFRKAERLLEHVKDDMEEADFLGYMGYAYYRIDQHLLSLSYLEQAETAFRRLGLVYNAVNNKQVIGAIYVELKQYKKGEQILKECLEESTSPTTTGIILKAIGLSKFSQSEYKAAEHYFEKTLEIEEIRNSYYGMKALTELSHARFKLGKIEEAIESFRKAKASVQYYKNFEFQTRCKFLEGLYITNDDNMVDESINELNESGFFFEVCELAEELIEIFEKKGDNENVIKYFKIAYNAKLKPEMIGDGQE from the coding sequence GTGTGTACAAAAAAAATTCCCTCGGCAAAAGTGGGGGCAAAAATTGTAGAATGGTATAGCTGTATTCTTTCCAGTTCCTATGAAGAAGCAATCTTATTAAAAGACGAAGCAAAACAAATGCTCAAAAGCATGGAAGAGGATGATAAAATACTAGCTTACTACTCACTTGTAGAGTATAGGCACGATAACATTCTTGATAAGAGTAGTAAAAATGAACCCCTTGAGGATAAATTTAAATTTGTGGAGTCCGAGATGGATCGTTATTTGAAGTATCTTTATTATTTTATAAGCGGACAAGACGAATTTAATAATCAAAGATACAGAACTGCGATAAAAATGTTTCGAAAAGCCGAACGTTTATTAGAACACGTTAAAGACGATATGGAAGAGGCAGATTTCTTAGGTTATATGGGATATGCATATTATCGCATAGATCAACACTTGCTTTCACTCTCCTATTTAGAGCAAGCTGAAACAGCTTTTAGACGATTAGGCTTGGTATATAACGCTGTTAATAACAAGCAAGTGATAGGAGCCATTTACGTAGAATTAAAACAATATAAGAAGGGTGAACAAATATTAAAAGAGTGCCTTGAAGAAAGTACATCTCCAACAACAACAGGTATCATACTAAAAGCAATTGGACTTAGTAAATTTTCTCAATCAGAGTATAAGGCGGCCGAACATTACTTTGAAAAAACACTAGAGATTGAGGAAATCAGAAATTCTTACTATGGCATGAAGGCACTAACTGAGCTTTCACATGCTCGATTTAAACTTGGTAAAATTGAAGAAGCAATTGAGTCATTTAGAAAAGCTAAGGCTAGTGTTCAATATTACAAAAACTTCGAATTCCAAACTCGTTGCAAGTTTTTAGAAGGATTATACATAACCAACGATGACAATATGGTTGATGAGTCAATAAATGAATTAAATGAGTCAGGGTTTTTCTTTGAGGTTTGTGAACTTGCTGAAGAATTAATTGAAATCTTTGAGAAAAAAGGTGATAATGAAAATGTAATAAAGTACTTTAAGATTGCCTATAATGCAAAACTAAAACCAGAAATGATTGGAGATGGTCAAGAATGA
- a CDS encoding PTS ascorbate transporter subunit IIC, translating to MIDFIMNDLLGTPELLVGLFALIGLLAQRKAVADVVSGTLKTVLGFVILGAGAMVITQSLDQFSAMFNHAFNVNGVIPNNEVIVAIAQDAFGTETAMIMLFGMVANILFARITPFKYIFLTGHHIMFMACLIAVILTTAGMSGVPLVALGAIILGSLMVLLPAMLQPFTREITGSDDIAVGHFGSFGYYASATIGKWVGNKEKSTEEITVPKSLGFLRDTTVAVSLTMVILFLVVAFFTGSSFIETQLSDGQNFLVFSLMQGLTFAAGVYIILTGVRMLLGEIVPAFKGIADRIVPNAKPALDAPAVFPFANNAVIIGFLFSFAAGLISMMFLPLFGLAVIVPGLVPHFFTGAAAGVFGNATGGRRGAIIGAMVNGVFISFLPALLLPVLGDLGFQSTTFGDSDFGVIGIALGLLSQQINSTIIFALIILALLALFFFIGIKTRKEPADSNHS from the coding sequence ATGATTGATTTCATCATGAACGATCTCTTAGGTACACCAGAATTACTGGTTGGTCTTTTTGCACTCATCGGCTTGCTCGCCCAACGCAAAGCAGTGGCTGATGTGGTGTCTGGGACGTTAAAAACCGTACTCGGCTTTGTTATTTTAGGAGCCGGTGCTATGGTCATTACTCAATCACTTGACCAATTTAGCGCCATGTTCAACCACGCTTTCAATGTAAACGGTGTCATTCCTAATAATGAAGTCATTGTTGCCATCGCCCAAGATGCGTTTGGAACCGAAACAGCCATGATTATGCTTTTTGGGATGGTGGCAAACATTCTATTTGCTCGTATTACGCCATTTAAATATATCTTTTTAACAGGGCACCATATTATGTTTATGGCGTGCCTCATAGCGGTTATTTTAACAACAGCTGGAATGTCTGGCGTTCCATTAGTAGCACTTGGGGCCATTATCCTAGGGTCATTAATGGTCTTACTTCCAGCGATGCTTCAGCCGTTTACTCGTGAAATCACAGGATCTGACGACATTGCAGTTGGTCATTTTGGTTCATTCGGGTACTATGCTTCTGCAACTATTGGAAAATGGGTTGGAAATAAAGAGAAATCTACAGAAGAAATTACAGTACCAAAATCACTTGGCTTTTTACGAGATACCACTGTTGCTGTTTCCTTAACTATGGTTATCTTATTCTTAGTGGTCGCCTTCTTTACAGGAAGTAGCTTTATTGAAACCCAATTAAGTGATGGCCAGAATTTCTTAGTTTTCTCACTTATGCAAGGTCTAACCTTCGCAGCCGGTGTCTACATTATTTTAACCGGTGTAAGAATGTTGCTTGGTGAAATCGTTCCAGCCTTTAAAGGCATCGCAGATAGAATTGTTCCAAATGCGAAGCCAGCTCTTGATGCACCAGCGGTTTTCCCGTTTGCCAACAATGCGGTCATCATTGGCTTTCTATTCAGCTTTGCTGCTGGATTAATAAGCATGATGTTCCTTCCACTATTTGGGTTAGCGGTAATTGTACCTGGTCTTGTTCCACATTTCTTTACCGGTGCAGCAGCAGGCGTATTTGGAAATGCGACAGGAGGCAGAAGAGGGGCCATTATTGGTGCAATGGTGAATGGCGTATTCATTAGTTTCCTACCAGCTCTTCTCTTACCAGTACTAGGCGACCTTGGCTTCCAAAGTACCACATTTGGGGATTCGGACTTCGGGGTGATTGGGATCGCACTTGGCTTACTGAGCCAGCAAATTAATTCAACTATCATCTTTGCGCTCATAATCCTTGCGCTGCTTGCTTTGTTCTTCTTTATCGGTATTAAGACGAGAAAAGAACCTGCTGATTCAAATCACTCATAA
- a CDS encoding PTS sugar transporter subunit IIB has protein sequence MKKVLVVCGNGLGSSMIVEMNAKQILKDLQKEADVSHTDLTTAKTEQADLYIGSEDIVSNLQDGSRHVVGLKNLLDKNELRAALDQHV, from the coding sequence ATGAAAAAAGTATTAGTAGTATGTGGAAATGGTTTAGGAAGTTCTATGATTGTGGAGATGAACGCCAAGCAAATCTTGAAAGACTTGCAAAAGGAAGCTGATGTTTCACATACAGATTTGACGACAGCGAAAACTGAGCAAGCAGATTTGTATATTGGATCTGAAGACATTGTTTCGAATTTACAAGATGGGTCTCGTCATGTAGTAGGCCTGAAAAATCTTTTAGACAAGAATGAATTGCGTGCAGCTCTTGACCAACACGTATAA
- a CDS encoding BglG family transcription antiterminator — translation MVLDQRRIAILSYLHSLTSPIHPVELAENLGVSKRTLYHDLNEVDHWLIENHVPAIQRKYGEGLFLEHATKERLSTLISLKDQWAYRLSQEERHYVLLAHLFLQQSFVSSKQLMDIVQVSRGTIFKDLASLSEQLQKDGILLTYDKQKGYQLTGSEYALWQKIQQILQTVTDDAFDEVRKMLFHQVHSTTEHVEVVLQKEIKKLEMALAITFNQQVRLALGLTLLFIYQRPLHELWIEQAEQDVLIQSPAFKAVTELSARLQRKGFRLLSHSECFLLVIRILSSRVTDASTRLNQTEQTDISQITKDIIAQFEYNSGVNFQDKDRLYKNLVAHIKPAYYRLKYDQTLSNRYLPFIEQQLKEVYTLTEQALQPLQQYVNVEIPREEIALIAMHFGGWINKKREKRHKAYKAVVICENGIAASSMLFSQLEGLLPEVEFLNYIPVRSFKSYEPNVDIAFSTTYISQSTIPVIYVPAILGESEKATIFRELQQFMDPARLKRSDFESVMQIIEQYTDIQQKEELTRKLEPYFRPTSIRFEVYKPLLHELLDKSMIAVQQKVSSWQDAISAAAQPLLKKEHIDDSYIDAMIRNVMTNGPYIVIAPLIAMPHARPEEGVKKLGISMLKVNEAVPFSNEAKHDARLIIVLAAIDNETHLKALSQLSELLSDKKNVNRILESSTAEDIEIVLHQKNEGGN, via the coding sequence GTGGTTTTAGATCAAAGAAGAATCGCCATTCTATCTTATCTTCACTCATTAACGTCACCGATTCACCCGGTCGAGTTAGCGGAGAATCTCGGTGTGTCAAAACGTACGCTATACCATGATTTAAATGAAGTGGACCATTGGCTCATTGAAAATCACGTTCCAGCCATTCAACGGAAATATGGAGAAGGATTATTTTTAGAGCATGCAACAAAAGAACGATTATCCACATTAATTTCGTTAAAAGACCAATGGGCCTATCGCTTGAGTCAGGAAGAACGACATTATGTTCTTTTAGCGCATTTGTTCCTTCAACAGTCGTTTGTTTCTTCAAAACAATTGATGGACATCGTTCAAGTGAGTCGAGGGACAATTTTTAAAGACCTTGCGTCACTTTCTGAGCAACTCCAAAAGGATGGCATCTTGCTTACGTACGACAAACAAAAAGGATATCAGTTAACTGGTAGTGAGTATGCGCTGTGGCAAAAGATTCAACAAATCCTTCAAACAGTGACAGATGATGCTTTTGATGAAGTGAGAAAGATGCTCTTTCATCAAGTCCATTCGACCACAGAGCATGTAGAAGTGGTTTTACAGAAGGAGATTAAAAAGCTTGAAATGGCTTTAGCGATTACATTTAACCAGCAAGTACGCCTCGCCTTGGGGCTTACACTCTTGTTCATTTATCAACGTCCGCTACATGAACTATGGATTGAACAAGCTGAACAAGATGTTTTGATTCAAAGCCCTGCTTTTAAAGCTGTGACAGAATTAAGTGCTCGCCTACAGCGTAAAGGGTTTCGGTTGTTATCACATTCCGAGTGCTTTTTGCTTGTTATTCGCATACTAAGTTCTCGTGTAACAGATGCATCCACGCGTCTTAATCAAACTGAACAAACGGACATTTCGCAAATCACCAAAGACATCATTGCCCAGTTTGAGTACAACAGTGGCGTGAATTTTCAAGACAAAGACCGTTTATACAAGAATTTAGTTGCTCACATTAAACCAGCCTATTATCGATTAAAATATGACCAAACATTAAGTAACCGGTATTTACCCTTTATTGAACAACAGTTAAAAGAAGTGTATACATTAACGGAACAAGCGTTACAGCCACTGCAACAATACGTAAACGTCGAGATCCCAAGAGAAGAAATTGCTCTTATCGCCATGCACTTTGGTGGGTGGATTAATAAGAAAAGAGAGAAGCGCCACAAAGCCTATAAAGCGGTCGTCATTTGCGAGAACGGGATTGCGGCTTCGTCAATGCTTTTTTCACAGCTCGAGGGGTTATTGCCGGAAGTTGAGTTTTTGAATTACATCCCGGTGCGGTCGTTTAAATCGTATGAACCTAACGTAGATATTGCTTTTTCGACGACCTACATCAGTCAATCGACTATTCCGGTTATCTATGTACCAGCCATTTTAGGAGAATCAGAAAAGGCGACCATCTTTCGAGAGTTGCAACAATTTATGGATCCGGCGCGGTTGAAGCGTTCTGATTTTGAGAGTGTCATGCAAATTATTGAACAATATACCGACATTCAACAAAAGGAAGAATTAACTCGTAAATTAGAACCGTACTTTCGCCCAACGAGTATTAGATTTGAGGTGTACAAACCATTGTTACATGAACTATTAGATAAAAGTATGATTGCGGTTCAGCAAAAGGTTTCGTCTTGGCAAGATGCTATTTCTGCAGCCGCTCAACCGCTTTTGAAAAAAGAACACATCGATGACTCTTATATCGATGCGATGATTAGAAACGTCATGACAAACGGTCCATACATTGTCATTGCGCCACTCATTGCCATGCCTCACGCTAGGCCTGAAGAGGGCGTGAAAAAGTTAGGCATTAGTATGTTGAAGGTCAATGAGGCGGTCCCGTTTTCAAATGAAGCCAAACATGACGCACGATTAATTATCGTATTAGCTGCGATCGATAATGAGACTCATTTAAAAGCACTATCGCAATTATCAGAGCTTCTCTCTGATAAAAAAAATGTAAACCGTATTTTAGAAAGCTCAACAGCCGAAGACATTGAAATCGTTCTTCACCAGAAGAATGAAGGAGGAAATTAA
- a CDS encoding TRAP transporter large permease, which yields MLTAIMFAIFFLLIFINLPVAFSLGIAAIIVLLLDSGWSSLGLLPSIMYSSISSFTLLAIPFFVLAGVIMGYSGISNRLIDFAYLAFGHRKNGIVIVTIVAAFFFSAISGSGPATVAAMGAILIPALVKNGFKAHSASALVASSGSLGIILPPSIAFIVFGVIASDFISISIGRLFIAGIVPGILLALSLLIASMIVNKKNQQLQRENEEIAITVEKARGVEVLKAFLKASLGLLIPVIILGGIYSGIFTPTEAAVVAVFYSLVVGFFFYRELKFQHIPKILVDASVQSAVIMLIIGVASLFSYIITTQKIAASLTSTILQLTTNPLILLLLVAVILFIVGAFIDTISAFYIFIPLLMPVLLEVGVDPTTIGVMMTVGLAIGLFTPPVGLNLFVASGISGVSSESIVRGIGPYLIASILVLLLVMYFPAISNTLPNLLGV from the coding sequence ATGTTAACGGCGATCATGTTCGCGATCTTTTTCCTCTTGATTTTCATCAATCTGCCTGTAGCCTTTTCATTGGGGATCGCAGCTATCATTGTACTGCTACTAGATTCAGGCTGGTCTTCGCTAGGACTGCTTCCCAGTATCATGTATTCATCGATCTCCTCATTTACTTTGTTGGCCATTCCTTTCTTTGTTTTAGCTGGGGTCATAATGGGGTATTCAGGAATTTCTAATCGTCTCATTGATTTTGCTTATTTGGCTTTCGGTCACCGAAAAAATGGCATCGTAATTGTCACAATCGTTGCCGCCTTTTTCTTTTCTGCCATATCCGGATCAGGACCGGCTACAGTCGCCGCTATGGGTGCCATCTTAATTCCTGCCCTCGTGAAGAATGGTTTTAAAGCCCATTCTGCCTCTGCATTAGTAGCAAGTTCAGGTTCCCTAGGTATCATTTTACCACCAAGTATTGCCTTTATTGTATTTGGCGTGATTGCCAGTGACTTTATCAGTATATCAATTGGACGTTTGTTTATTGCAGGGATTGTTCCCGGGATTCTCCTTGCCCTAAGCCTTTTAATTGCAAGCATGATCGTTAATAAAAAAAACCAACAATTACAGCGTGAAAATGAAGAAATTGCCATTACCGTTGAGAAAGCCCGCGGTGTCGAGGTGTTAAAAGCATTTCTTAAAGCTTCATTAGGTCTATTGATTCCCGTCATTATATTAGGAGGGATCTATTCAGGAATTTTCACTCCCACCGAAGCGGCTGTTGTAGCAGTATTTTATTCCCTTGTGGTTGGTTTTTTCTTCTATAGAGAATTAAAGTTCCAGCATATTCCAAAGATATTGGTAGATGCGTCAGTTCAGTCAGCAGTCATCATGCTCATTATTGGGGTTGCCTCTCTCTTTTCTTACATTATCACAACACAAAAAATTGCAGCCAGCCTGACTTCAACGATCTTACAGCTCACTACGAACCCTCTCATTCTGTTGCTACTTGTGGCCGTTATCTTGTTCATCGTAGGTGCTTTTATTGACACCATATCAGCTTTTTATATCTTTATTCCTTTACTCATGCCAGTTTTATTAGAGGTAGGAGTAGATCCCACGACCATTGGAGTGATGATGACAGTTGGTTTAGCCATCGGTCTATTTACTCCACCGGTCGGATTGAATCTCTTTGTCGCTAGTGGCATCTCAGGGGTCTCGTCAGAAAGTATCGTTCGAGGAATAGGACCTTATTTGATTGCAAGTATTCTTGTCTTACTTCTTGTTATGTACTTTCCAGCGATTTCAAATACATTACCAAATTTATTAGGTGTGTAA
- a CDS encoding TRAP transporter small permease: MRILTYLEHAIVMFSLAGMALITFANVLSRYLFDTSFAFAEEITINLFVLSTFVGASIAIKRQAHFGFQYFFDKFKPEIQRGLILVTSLLMLTFLSLTFVFGLELALSQWERGRVTPALSIPQWLFTLAIPIGSLFCIIRTIEMMLHRLKRRTKGARSIDSNSDNESKEAKV, encoded by the coding sequence ATGAGGATCTTAACGTATTTAGAGCATGCGATCGTTATGTTCTCTTTAGCTGGAATGGCCCTCATAACATTTGCAAACGTGCTTTCTCGTTATTTATTTGATACATCCTTTGCATTCGCTGAAGAAATAACGATTAACCTGTTCGTGTTAAGTACTTTTGTCGGTGCATCCATTGCCATTAAACGCCAGGCACATTTTGGGTTTCAATATTTCTTCGATAAATTTAAGCCTGAAATCCAGCGGGGTCTTATTCTGGTGACGAGCCTTTTAATGCTCACTTTTTTGAGCTTAACATTTGTCTTTGGCTTAGAACTTGCTCTTAGTCAATGGGAACGGGGAAGGGTGACACCGGCTTTATCCATTCCTCAATGGTTATTTACGCTAGCCATTCCAATAGGGTCGCTATTCTGTATCATTCGTACCATCGAAATGATGCTTCATCGTTTAAAAAGGCGCACTAAAGGTGCGCGCAGTATTGATTCGAATTCGGATAATGAATCGAAGGAGGCGAAAGTATAA